The following proteins are encoded in a genomic region of Magallana gigas chromosome 1, xbMagGiga1.1, whole genome shotgun sequence:
- the LOC105335191 gene encoding probable nuclear hormone receptor HR3 isoform X5, with protein MSSEGMMQIIPPPAVSVNKSPHGGMPLDNLKMMPGTDAHSDNVIHSSPPQKVKPDSSRKPSESTKAQIEVIPCKVCGDKSSGVHYGIITCEGCKGFFRRSQAGPVNYQCPRNKNCVIDRVNRNRCQFCRLQKCLALGMSRDAVKFGRMSKKQRERVEDEANYVKQSRMNGYDTSCGMPPSNNNNQFSIYNDCHLMYTSNGYAYTMPSPASESQPETPVSPEPPAYSTTQAPTTQPPHPIALLRAVDLMDPVMLGKAVTEAHMRTCLYTSEQIQHIQSSITPQEIIDAFKTMTRSQLWSEVAEKITIAVQQIIEFAKMLPGFMDLSQDDQIMLLKAGSFELALIRACRVFDERTNSIIFGNAIVPLSVFSAFNEEECHLREQVFEFVRNVIQLKLTESQLALFSAVVLIRADRPGLKDIADVQKLNEKVLTALKQELGKTHANENVLTRLMQLTWTLRQLSSQHIVLLNKYKLQNPEVEFPALHKELFSVEGLEGS; from the exons TGATGCCGGGGACAGACGCTCACTCAGACAATGTGATACATAGCTCTCCCCCACAGAAAGTCAAGCCTGACAGTAGTCGCAAACCATCCGAGTCCACAAAAG CCCAGATCGAGGTGATCCCCTGTAAGGTGTGCGGTGATAAGTCGTCAGGTGTACACTATGGAATCATCACCTGTGAGGGATGCAAG GGATTTTTCCGCCGGAGCCAGGCCGGTCCCGTGAACTACCAGTGTCCTAGAAACAAGAACTGTGTCATTGATCGAGTCAACCGGAACCGATGCCAGTTCTGTCGCCTTCAGAAGTGCCTGGCTCTGGGCATGTCCAGGGATG CTGTTAAGTTTGGAAGGATGTCGAAAAAACAGAGAGAGCGAGTGGAGGATGAGGCGAACTACGTCAAACAGTCACGCATGAACGGGTACGATACCTCGTGTGGAATGCCACCTAGCAACAACAACAATCAGTTTTCTAT ATACAATGACTGTCACTTGATGTATACCTCTAATGGCTACGCCTACACCATGCCCTCCCCGGCCTCGGAGAGCCAGCCAGAGACCCCCGTGTCTCCGGAACCACCAGCCTACAGCACCACCCAGGCCCCCACCACCCAGCCACCCCACCCCATTGCCCTCCTTAGGGCCGTCGACCTCATGGACCCAG TGATGTTAGGGAAGGCTGTGACCGAGGCTCACATGAGGACGTGTTTATACACGAGTGAACAGATACAACACATCCAATCCAGCATAACACCTCAGGAAATCATAGACGCCTTCAAAACTATG ACGCGGAGTCAGTTATGGTCAGAAGTGGCGGAGAAGATAACGATTGCCGTGCAACAAATCATAGAGTTCGCCAAAATGCTGCCCGGCTTCATGGATCTCTCTCAGGACGATCAGATCATGCTGCTGAAAGCAG GGAGTTTTGAGCTGGCTCTGATACGTGCCTGTCGTGTGTTTGATGAACGCACCAACAGTATCATCTTTGGAAATGCCATAGTACCTCTCTCTGTATTCAGCGCCTTCA ATGAAGAGGAGTGCCACCTACGTGAGCAGGTGTTTGAATTCGTTCGGAACGTGATTCAGTTGAAGCTGACGGAGAGTCAACTGGCGCTGTTCAGCGCGGTGGTCCTCATCCGGGCAG ATCGTCCTGGATTAAAGGACATAGCGGACGTTCAGAAACTGAATGAGAAAGTCCTGACGGCCCTGAAACAGGAGCTAGGGAAGACGCACGCCAACGAGAACGTCCTGACACGCCTGATGCAGCTGACGTGGACATTACGACAGCTCAGCTCCCAACATATAGTGCTTCTCAATAAATACAAACTGCAAAATCCAGAGGTAGAGTTCCCTGCCCTTCATAAAGAACTCTTCAGTGTTGAGGGTTTAGAAGGTTCCTaa
- the LOC105335193 gene encoding LHFPL tetraspan subfamily member 2 protein: protein MCYVIVTCRSLGWTLLSVTVTLATVAAVTSPHWLIGTPRETTIQLINSSENYMDSETFRPTVGIFNRCTKLQLNFQIAKVRDNCATFVVAFMAEDDYFPHAWKACVILFAIAGTFLLFAMLCSVMSLFVRSICGKSIFNVAGFIQSIGGLFSVIGLVVYPVGWGTKRVRDLCGEYADPYVIDSCSIGWSYYLGIAATVLVFVTAVLSVPADRSTTSRKVEEEMLEGKNLICVL, encoded by the exons ATGTGTTACGTCATAGTCACGTGTCGTTCGTTAGGATGGACGCTTCTCAGTGTCACCGTAACCTTAGCAACCGTGGCAGCAGTTACATCCCCTCATTGGTTGATCGGAACCCCTCGGGAAACTACCATTCAACTCATCAATTCGTCTGAGAATTATATGGACTCGGAAACTTTCCGACCCACCGTAGGAATATTCAATAGGTGCACAAAACTTCAGTTGAATTTCCAAATTGCCAAAGTCAGAGACAACTGTGCAACATTCGTCGTAGCGTTTATGGCGGAGGATGACTATTTTCCGCATGCGTGGAAGGCATGCGTGATCCTGTTTGCAATCGCTGGAACCTTTCTGCTTTTTGCCATGTTGTGTTCGGTTATGAGCCTCTTTGTTCGTTCCATTTGTGGCAAGAGTATTTTCAATGTTGCAGGATTTATACAAAGTATAGGAG GCTTATTTTCCGTGATTGGTCTGGTAGTATATCCGGTTGGATGGGGCACCAAAAGGGTGCGAGATCTGTGCGGAGAATACGCCGATCCTTACGTCATAGATAGCTGTTCCATAG GCTGGTCCTACTACCTCGGGATAGCCGCCACAGTGCTGGTGTTCGTCACCGCCGTGCTGTCTGTCCCCGCCGATCGATCCACCACCAGCAGGAAAGTGGAAGAGGAAATGCTGGAGGGCAAAAATCTCATCTGTGTATTGTGA
- the LOC105335194 gene encoding E3 ubiquitin-protein ligase TRIM71 — translation MEPRHSGDDVLRCHLCETPVPPLYCDICHIHLCKTCVGEHLLDESKEHKVVPFKKRGHATNCQKHSSKICELYCEHCNIPICVLCVSSKEHHTHSVVDILNILESKKHVLQKDLQELEKSIYPKYQKIASSIPVQKANLNKNSQKITTAISRHGEDLHREVDNIVKKLKTDLSEIDSKNLAVLNKEEDDIKHTISEITQSIAELKKLMNSDDVSLVSAYKSRNAEFRRLPLKLTVSLPSFKSKKINKAHFYQQFGSLSASSPKAEEDHYYTMDFPDAKSLLQDRPLISKPRVLRDINTEFGISNNLRSVSCLGDDQMWMCGNDVMMRLYNLHGELVKSIQTKSGNRPSDIAVTRSGDLVYSDYNDRTVNVLKNTQIQTVIRLHGWIPLNVCCTSSDDILVAMLSEDMKQTKVVRFSGSSKKQCTCIQFNDNGEPLYSSGGYNTKYISENRNLDICVADQRFHAIVVVDQAGKFRFTYTGSKSTSKESFDPRGITTDSQSRILAVDFNNNHIHILDQDGQFLRYIDNCDLLGPWGVSVDTRDNLFVAEFNTSKVKKIQY, via the coding sequence ATGGAACCAAGACATTCTGGTGacgatgtgttacggtgtcatctctgtgagaccccggtcCCGCCcttgtactgtgacatttgtcacatacattTGTGTAAAACCTGTGTAGGGGAACATCTCCTAGATgaatccaaagaacacaaagttgTGCCTTTTAAAAAGCGAGGCCATGCTACTAACTGTCAAAAACATTCCtcaaaaatatgtgaactttACTGTGAACACTgtaacattcctatttgtgtacTCTGTGTTTCCTCAAAGGAACACCACACTCATTCTGTGGTagacattttgaatattttagaaaGCAAAAAACATGTCCTACAGAAAGATTTACAGGAATTGGAGAAATCCATTTATCCTAAATATCAAAAGATTGCATCGAGCATTCCGGTACAGAAAgctaatttaaacaaaaactcacaaaaaataacaacagcTATCAGCAGacatggagaagacttgcacagagaaGTAGACAACATTGTCAAAAAGCTCAAAACTGATCTTTCGGAAATTGATTCCAAAAACCTtgctgttctaaataaagaggAAGATGACATCAaacacaccatttctgaaataaCGCAAAGCATTGCCGAACTGAAGAAGTTAATGAATTCTGATGATGTCAGTCTTgtttctgcctacaaatccaggaatgcCGAATTCAGAAGACTGCCTCTTAAACTCACAGTCTCTTTACCAAGTTTTAAATCCAAGAAGATCAACAAGGCGCATTTTTATCAGCAGTTTGGTTCCCTGTCAGCTTCATCCCCCAAAGCAGAAGAAGACCACTACTACACGATGGATTTCCCAGATGCTAAGTCCTTACTCCAGGACAGACCGCTCATCAGTAAACCACGCGTCCTAAGGGATATTAACACTGAGTTTGGAATCTCTAATAACCTACGCAGTGTGTCCTGTCTGGGTGATGATCAAATGTGGATGTGTGGTAATGATGTCATGATGAGACTCTACAATCTCCATGGGGAACTAGTGAAGTCgatccaaaccaagtcaggaaACAGACCGTcagacatagcagtgacaaggagtggggatctggTTTATAGCGATTACAATGATAGAACTGTTAATGTactgaagaatacacagatacagacagtgatcagactacatgGGTGGATACCTCTCAATGTGTGTTGTACCTCCTCTGATGACATCCTAGTTGCCATGCTCAGTGAAGACATGAAACAAACAAAGGTTGTGCGTTTCTCTGGCTCCTCTAAGAAACAGTGCACATGTATTCAATTCAATGACAATGGAGAACCATTATATTCATCTGGAGGTTATAAtactaaatacatcagtgagaacagaaATCTCGATATATGTGTAGCTGACCAAAGATTCCATGCAATCGTGGTGGTCGATCAAGCCGGAAAATTTCGGTTTACGTATACTGGTTCTAAATCTACCAGCAAAGAATCATTTGATCCACGTGGCATTACCACAGACAGCCAGAGTCGGATCCTTGCGGTAGAttttaacaacaaccacatccacatcctggatcaggacggacagttcctccgctacattgacaactgtgatTTACTCGGTCCATGGGGCGTaagtgtggacaccagagacaacctctttgtggccgAGTTTAACACcagtaaagtgaagaaaatccaatATTAA